In Gimesia panareensis, the genomic window TTCGGGTGACATCTGGTTCGATGACCTGTGGGTGGGCAGCCTGCCTCAGCTCGATATCCTGAATAACTATCATCGTCACTTTGTCGATCATGATGCGGAGATCAGGGTCAGCAGCCGGATCAGTGGGCTGAATCCCAAAAACAGATATCGCCTGGATCTGGAACTGATTGACAGTTCGAATCGGAAGGTGGCCTCCTCTGCATTAGATCTGGTCACAGATCCGAATGACGTCAAGGGGGCTCCCAACAGCAGACTGTTGGACGGTAATAATCATACAGAAGTCTGGCGACTGAAGCCGATGGAGTACGGCTTTTATGAAGTCCGCTCCAAGCTGGTCAGAGATGAAAAAGCGATCCTGGAAAAGAAAACATCGTTTGCCGTGATCGATCTGGTGAATCCCCGGTCGCAGGGGGAATTTGGCTGGACGATTTCTGAAGAACAGGGCCAGTTGCCCATCAATGAACTGCCTGATATTGCAGCACAGGCGGGAATTAACTGGATCAAGTTCCCCTTATGGAATGTCATGGCCTCAGAAGACATTCACCATCCCAGCCGGATTGCAGAAATGCTGGACCAGTTTTCTAACCGGGGGATCATGCCGGTCGGCTTGTTGAACAATCCGCCGAAGGATTTACGCTCGCAGTTTGCCAAGGACTGGCAGGGGGTCAGCGGGATCTTTACGATGCCTGCCAGTTTCTGGTCACCTTCCCTGGAAGAGGTCTTCGCACGGTATACCTCGCTGGTGAACTACTGGCAGCTGGGAGGAGACGATGACAAGAGTTTTATCGGGATGCAGAAGCTGACGGAGACATTGAAGAATGTCAAATCCGAGCTGGATCTGATCGGTCGGGACACCCATGTGGGGATTCACTGGGACTGGAAGACGCCGCTGCCTGAAAACCACATGACGCACAGTTTTGTTTCGATCAAAAACGACGAGCGACTGACGGCAGCCGAACTGGCAGAGGAACTGCACAATGCAAAGCTCGGTTCCGGGACGGGCCCCCGCTGGGTGACACTGACTCCTTTGCCCCGGGATGGTTACTCCCCCGAGGAACGGGCCATCGATCTGGTCAAGCGGATGGTGACTGCCAAGTACATGGGCGCTGATGCGATTTTTGCGTCATCTATCTTTGATGAACAACATGGACTGCTCAACCAGAATGGTTCTCCTTCTCTGCTGTTTCTGCCCTGGCGAACCGTGGCGCTGGCACTACAGGGGGCGAAATATATTGGCAGGTTCAATATGCCGAATAAGAGCACGAACCATATCTTTGTCCGAGATCAGGAAGCGATTGCCGTCGTCTGGAATGATGAACCGACAGAAGAGGTGATCTATCTGGGGGAGGATGTTTACGCGACCGATGTCTGGGGTAAGCGGATTCCGCTGGAGCGGGATGCGAAGACGTATCGCCACAAACTTCCAGTGACCAGTTCGCCGATCATTCTGAGAAAATGCAATCAGCAGATTGCCTACTGGAGACTGGCGGCTCAATTTGAAAAAGGCAAGTCCAAGAGCGAATATGGCGGTCATGCCGATGCGATCCTGGGGAAGAATACCTTTTCGCAGAGTGTGCGGGGCAAGGCGGTGCTGAATGTGCCCAAAGGCTGGGAAGTCGAACCGCGGGAGTGGGTATTTAATACAGGGACAGGAGAAGACTTCCGCCTGGAAACCTTCATGACGCTGCCTTCAAACGCGAGTCTGGGGAAGAAAGATGTGTCGATCGACTTCGATATTTTTGCCGAACGCAAGTATTCGATTCGCGTGCATCGTCCTTACCACGTCGGTCTGGGAGATATTGTGATCAGAGTCGTGGATAAAAAACTCGAAGGGAATGTGCTGGAGATCGAACAGATCATTGTAAATAACACATCGCCCCAGGAAACACTACAATTCCGCTGCAGTCTGTTCATTCCGAGTATGAAACGCATGCAACGCTTTATTACCGAACTTAAACATGGACAGGATCGCAAACTGTATTACCTGCCGAATGCGGATCGGCTCAAAGGGAAAGAACTCTGGATCCGGGCCGAGCAGGTCAATGGACGCCGGATTTTGAATTATCGCTGGACAGTAGGTGAGAACTGGGGAGCCTCCGAGCCTGTGACACGCAAAGCAGACTCACTCCGGGGAACGCGCATGCGTTGATACCCGCTCAGGCGGCATCGAGGTCTTCGTCTTCTGAGTCCTCATCTTCATATTCTGTGAACGAATCCAGTTCCTCTTCTTCGGATGCCTCTATTTCCAGGTCTTCATTTTCTGCTGTGAGTTCTTCTGTTTCCTCAGACTCACTGGATTTTTCTGGCTCGCTGTCTTCATTTTCGTCAACGGGCTGTGGTGCCTCGGGTCTGATGCGGAGCGCCTCTCCCATGGGGAGATCGTCCAGATTTTTCAGACCGAAGATTTCCAGGAATTTCCGTGTTGTTTCATACAGGAAGGGACGCCCGAGGGAATCGTCTTTGCCGCCGATGCGAACCAGGCCGCGGTCCATCAACTGTTTGAGCATTTCTGCACTCTGAACCCCGCGGATCGATTCGATGTCTGCCCGGGTGATGGGCTGGCGATAGACGACGATGGCCAGCGTTTCCATGGCGGGGGGAGAGAGTTTGAGAGCCGCCTGCCGCTGGTGGAGTTTATTCAGCCAGAACGAGTACTGGGGGTGGGTCATCATACGGTAACCGGTGGCAACCCGCTTGATATGAAAGGCGGACTGGCTGGCGGCCAGAGCGTCGTTGAGTTGATCGATGAGTTCTTTGGCTTCCGAAGCATTGGCCAGTGTAGCCAACTGGGCAATCTTGCGCGTGGACAGCGCGCTGTCAGCCACGAAGAGTACCGCTTCCACTTTGGCCATTTTCAGACTGCGGCGGGTATCCACTTCCTGATCTGTGGCAAACAGCAGGCTGTTGGAATCTGCGGAACGGACCTGAAAATTCCAGCGGAATCCGCTGGCCGGTGTGTGTTGGCAGACTGCGTCGGCCAGAGGAAGTTTCGGATAATTAGCGCGCCCGTATGCGTGCTGTTGAGATGCGGAACAGGGAAACATGTGAAGCTTATCGCACCGTGAAGTTTTGAGAATAGGTGGCTACTTTCTGGCTGATTTCATCTTCCACAGTCAGTTTCATGATGTGGGGCCCCAGTGAAATATTGCGGGGGATCTCAAATTTGTAGCTGTGAAAATAATCTTTTCGCACATTGCGACAGAGATCTTCGGTGGTATCGAAGGGGATTTCCGCTATCAGGTCGCCGTTGGTGCCCGCTTTGAAAATCTGGATTTTCGACTTCAACAGTGTGCGGTACATGCCGTCTGCTGTCAGCTCGCTGGTAAAGTTCTCAATTTCTGCGTAGACCAGGACCGGACGACCGGGCGTGTATTCATCACGCTCGAAGCGTTCGTAGCTGCCGTAACTGTTGATCTTGTGACAGAAGGCGACATTCTTGAGTTTGAGGTTGGCTTTTTCCTGTAGCCGGGCAGTAGCCTGGCGGAGCTGGGTCACCGTTTGCGTGGCCCGGTCGGCAGCATCCGGAATGGCTGTTTCATCAAAGTAGTTGGCAACCGCCCAGAAGGTCTGCTGCCAGAATTCCTGATCTGCCGGGTCGATCCCTGGGATGGCTTCCAGAGCCCGTTCATGATGACCTGCCATCAGGTAGAGCA contains:
- the scpB gene encoding SMC-Scp complex subunit ScpB — its product is MFPCSASQQHAYGRANYPKLPLADAVCQHTPASGFRWNFQVRSADSNSLLFATDQEVDTRRSLKMAKVEAVLFVADSALSTRKIAQLATLANASEAKELIDQLNDALAASQSAFHIKRVATGYRMMTHPQYSFWLNKLHQRQAALKLSPPAMETLAIVVYRQPITRADIESIRGVQSAEMLKQLMDRGLVRIGGKDDSLGRPFLYETTRKFLEIFGLKNLDDLPMGEALRIRPEAPQPVDENEDSEPEKSSESEETEELTAENEDLEIEASEEEELDSFTEYEDEDSEDEDLDAA